A DNA window from Oryzias latipes chromosome 5, ASM223467v1 contains the following coding sequences:
- the ift52 gene encoding intraflagellar transport protein 52 homolog isoform X1 — protein MLTVRCTMEKDQNCAIAFNASKRELFTSNNGYKSMQKRLRSQWKIQSSIKDELSEERLKGVKLWVSAGPREKFLASELEVLKHYLDSGGNMLVMLGEGGETKYDTNINFLLEEFGVVVNNDAVVRNTYYKYFHPKEALVSNGVLNREISRAAGKVVTGVIEEENVGNNSQALTFVYPYGATLNVIKPAAAVLSTGSVCFPLHRPVLAFYQGKESGKLAVSGSCHMFSDQYIDKEENSKILDVLLQWLMTDNIHLNQIDAEDPEISDYTMLPDTDWLSKRLRSCLQEGDESPRNYTPLFVMPLFSLSTDTLPEVINAYKQLNVKKEPLQLIAPQFETPLPQLQPAVFPPAFSDLPPPMLDLFDLDEAFSSEKVRLAQLTNKCTDDDLEFYVRKCGEILGVTPKLGKQVDAKHILEHVFFQVIEFKKLNQDHDGDTEARLTPP, from the exons ATGCTAACTGTAAG ATGTACAATGGAGAAAGACCAAAACTGCGCTATTGCATTTAATGCGTCCAAAAGGGAGCTGTTCACCTCTAATAATGGATACAAGTCGATGCAGAAGCGGCTTAGGTCTCAGTGGAAAATCCAAAG CAGCATAAAGGACGAACTCTCTGAGGAGAGGCTGAAAGGAGTGAAGCTGTGGGTTTCCGCTGGCCCAAGGGAGAAGTTCTTGGCATCTGAG CTTGAGGTGCTGAAGCATTACCTGGACAGTGGAGGAAACATGCTGGTCATGCTGGGCGAAGGAGGAGAAACGAAGTACGACACCAACATAAACTTTCTCCTGGAGGAGTTTGGAGTCGTGGTCAATAATG ATGCTGTAGTGAGGAATACTTACTACAAATATTTCCACCCGAAGGAGGCGCTGGTGTCTAACGGTGTACTGAACAG aGAAATCAGTCGAGCGGCTGGAAAAGTGGTCACAGGAGTCATCGAAGAGGAAAATGTTGGAAACAATTCACA GGCTCTGACGTTTGTGTATCCCTATGGAGCCACTCTGAACGTGATCAAACCCGCCGCCGCCGTTCTGTCCACGGGTTCCGTCTGCTTCCCGCTCCACAGGCCCGTCCTGGCCTTCTATCAGGGGAAG GAATCTGGCAAACTGGCCGTCTCCGGCTCCTGTCACATGTTCAGTGATCAGTACATAGACAAAGAGGAGAACAGTAAGATCTTG GACGTCCTCCTTCAGTGGCTCATGACTGACAATATTCACCTGAATCAGATCGACGCTGAAGATCCGGAG ATCTCCGATTACACCATGCTGCCCGACACAGACTGGCTGTCTAAACGGCTCCGATCCTGCTTGCAGGAGGGGGACGAGAGTCCCCGAAACTACACGCCCCTCTTCGTCATGCCTCTGTTCAGTCTGTCCACAGACACTTTGCCTGAAGTCATAAA cgCCTATAAGCAGCTGAATGTCAAAAAAGAGCCGCTTCAGCTGATCGCACCCCAGTTTgaaacccccctcccccagctcCAGCCCGCT GTTTTCCCACCCGCCTTCAGCGACCTTCCTCCCCCCATGTTAGACCTGTTTGATCTTGATGAAGCATTTTCATCGGAGAAAGTGCGCCTGGCGCAGCTGACCAATAAGT GTACTGACGACGATCTAGAATTTTATGTTCGCAAGTGTGGAGAAATTCTTGGCGTCACACCCAAACTGGGCAAACAGGTGGACGCCAAACACATCTTGGAGCACGTGTTTTTCCAAGTGATTGAATTCAAAAAGCTCAACCAG gaCCACGATGGAGACACAGAAGCCCGCCTGACTCCACCTTAA
- the ift52 gene encoding intraflagellar transport protein 52 homolog isoform X4 translates to MEKDQNCAIAFNASKRELFTSNNGYKSMQKRLRSQWKIQSIKDELSEERLKGVKLWVSAGPREKFLASELEVLKHYLDSGGNMLVMLGEGGETKYDTNINFLLEEFGVVVNNDAVVRNTYYKYFHPKEALVSNGVLNREISRAAGKVVTGVIEEENVGNNSQALTFVYPYGATLNVIKPAAAVLSTGSVCFPLHRPVLAFYQGKESGKLAVSGSCHMFSDQYIDKEENSKILDVLLQWLMTDNIHLNQIDAEDPEISDYTMLPDTDWLSKRLRSCLQEGDESPRNYTPLFVMPLFSLSTDTLPEVINAYKQLNVKKEPLQLIAPQFETPLPQLQPAVFPPAFSDLPPPMLDLFDLDEAFSSEKVRLAQLTNKCTDDDLEFYVRKCGEILGVTPKLGKQVDAKHILEHVFFQVIEFKKLNQDHDGDTEARLTPP, encoded by the exons ATGGAGAAAGACCAAAACTGCGCTATTGCATTTAATGCGTCCAAAAGGGAGCTGTTCACCTCTAATAATGGATACAAGTCGATGCAGAAGCGGCTTAGGTCTCAGTGGAAAATCCAAAG CATAAAGGACGAACTCTCTGAGGAGAGGCTGAAAGGAGTGAAGCTGTGGGTTTCCGCTGGCCCAAGGGAGAAGTTCTTGGCATCTGAG CTTGAGGTGCTGAAGCATTACCTGGACAGTGGAGGAAACATGCTGGTCATGCTGGGCGAAGGAGGAGAAACGAAGTACGACACCAACATAAACTTTCTCCTGGAGGAGTTTGGAGTCGTGGTCAATAATG ATGCTGTAGTGAGGAATACTTACTACAAATATTTCCACCCGAAGGAGGCGCTGGTGTCTAACGGTGTACTGAACAG aGAAATCAGTCGAGCGGCTGGAAAAGTGGTCACAGGAGTCATCGAAGAGGAAAATGTTGGAAACAATTCACA GGCTCTGACGTTTGTGTATCCCTATGGAGCCACTCTGAACGTGATCAAACCCGCCGCCGCCGTTCTGTCCACGGGTTCCGTCTGCTTCCCGCTCCACAGGCCCGTCCTGGCCTTCTATCAGGGGAAG GAATCTGGCAAACTGGCCGTCTCCGGCTCCTGTCACATGTTCAGTGATCAGTACATAGACAAAGAGGAGAACAGTAAGATCTTG GACGTCCTCCTTCAGTGGCTCATGACTGACAATATTCACCTGAATCAGATCGACGCTGAAGATCCGGAG ATCTCCGATTACACCATGCTGCCCGACACAGACTGGCTGTCTAAACGGCTCCGATCCTGCTTGCAGGAGGGGGACGAGAGTCCCCGAAACTACACGCCCCTCTTCGTCATGCCTCTGTTCAGTCTGTCCACAGACACTTTGCCTGAAGTCATAAA cgCCTATAAGCAGCTGAATGTCAAAAAAGAGCCGCTTCAGCTGATCGCACCCCAGTTTgaaacccccctcccccagctcCAGCCCGCT GTTTTCCCACCCGCCTTCAGCGACCTTCCTCCCCCCATGTTAGACCTGTTTGATCTTGATGAAGCATTTTCATCGGAGAAAGTGCGCCTGGCGCAGCTGACCAATAAGT GTACTGACGACGATCTAGAATTTTATGTTCGCAAGTGTGGAGAAATTCTTGGCGTCACACCCAAACTGGGCAAACAGGTGGACGCCAAACACATCTTGGAGCACGTGTTTTTCCAAGTGATTGAATTCAAAAAGCTCAACCAG gaCCACGATGGAGACACAGAAGCCCGCCTGACTCCACCTTAA
- the mybl2 gene encoding myb-related protein B isoform X1, translated as MSSWPRGEDGEEAAHPDTDTDLTEFRDGGKVKVRWTQEEDDKLKGLVQKLGTNDWKRICSHLPNHSENQCQHRWFKVLDPELVKGPWTKEEDEKVIELVGLYGNKQWALVAKHLKGRLGKQCRERWHNHLNPNVKKSSWTPEEDLIIYKAHCLLGNRWAEIAKLLPGRTDNAVKNHWNSTIKRKLEMGFYAGEVWGANELEDMMARIGKDVPTTASFSQEALETEEEQKPQGASQTQETAAENTGETKLLNAAPSPKDSLSPKTDGEMSCGSWVVDGSGFLSPTGPALKEVLDLVDGDLDGWCNLAEFHLPEDSPSPERHQFRLEGSALQELSKGSKGELIPISPGGITPPSILTCRHRRRVALSPDTTMTPKNTPVKHLPFSPSQFLNMWTKQDTHDLENPSLTSTPVCSQKAIVTTPLQRDKTPLTQKENSLFVTPNHKSELCTTPRTPTPFKNALEKYGPLQPLPQTPNLEDDINEVILRDSGMELVVVRSTPPDQKRKMMHRPPMKKVRKSLALDVMDCQLGHSSKRKSMRPDVRLSMTEEPILVSLNSSSFCSKRRENILDQGFLLGPSDSAIFPTPVPPAPMSKEWEKVVCGQTKDQLIMTEKARRYLRSLKNHPPNRALILS; from the exons ATGTCATCGTGGCCGCGCGG GGAGGACGGGGAGGAGGCCGCGCATCCGGACACGGACACCGATCTGACGGAGTTCAGGGATGGAGGGAAAGTAAAGGTCAGATGGACGCAGGAGGAG gacGACAAGCTCAAAGGTCTGGTTCAAAAACTGGGGACAAATGACTGGAAACGAATCTGCAGCCACCTCCCT AACCACTCGGAGAACCAGTGTCAGCACCGCTGGTTTAAGGTTTTGGATCCCGAGCTGGTTAAAGGTCCGTGGACTAAAGAGGAAGACGAGAAG GTGATAGAGCTGGTGGGTCTCTATGGCAACAAACAGTGGGCTCTGGTGGCAAAGCATCTCAAGGGCAGACTGGGGAAGCAGTGCCGGGAGCGCTGGCACAACCACCTCAATCCTAACGTGAAGAAGTCGTCGTGGACGCCCGAGGAGGACCTGATCATCTACAAGGCTCACTGCCTGCTGGGAAACCGCTGGGCTGAAATCGCCAAGCTCCTCCCTGGAAG GACGGACAACGCGGTGAAGAACCACTGGAACTCCACCATCAAGCGCAAGTTGGAGATGGGCTTCTACGCCGGCGAGGTGTGGGGAGCCAACGAGCTGGAAGACATGATGGCTCGTATCGGTAAAGACGTGCCG ACGACGGCTAGCTTCTCCCAGGAAGCTCTGGAGacggaggaggagcagaaaccCCAAGGCGCCTCG CAGACGCAGGAAACCGCTGCAGAGAACACGGGTGAAACCAAGCTACTAAACGCCGCCCCCTCACCGAAAGACAGCCTGAGCCCTAAAACGGACGGAGAAATGAGCTGTGGCAGCTGGGTGGTGGATGGTTCTGGTTTCCTCTCCCCCACAGGCCCGGCTCTGAAGGAGGTTTTGGACCTGGTGGACGGG GATCTGGACGGGTGGTGCAACTTGGCGGAGTTCCACCTTCCAGAGGACAGTCCCAGTCCAGAGCGCCACCAGTTCCGCCTGGAGGGCAGCGCTCTGCAGGAGCTGAGCAAAGGCAGCAAAGGAGAGCTCATCCCCATCTCTCCAGGCGGGATCACGCCGCCCTCCATCCTCACCTGCCGCCACCGGAGGCGGGTGGCCTTGTCTCCCGACACCACCATGACGCCCAAAAACACCCCCGTCAAGCACCTGCCGTTCTCTCCCTCTCAG TTCCTGAACATGTGGACCAAGCAGGACACTCATGACCTGGAGAACCCCTCCCTCACGTCCACACCCGTGTGCAGCCAGAAAGCCATCGTCACCACGCCACTGCAGCGCGACAAGACGCCGCTCACTCAGAAAGAAAACTCTCT GTTTGTTACTCCAAACCACAAGTCTGAGCTCTGCACGACGCCACGAACTCCAACCCCGTTCAAAAATGCTCTGGAGAAGTACGGACCCCTGCAGCCGCTG cCTCAAACTCCAAACCTGGAAGACGACATCAACGAGGTCATCCTGAGGGATTCTGGGATGGAGCTGGTTGTCGTGCGCTCAACTCCACCTGATCAGAAACGCAAAATGATG CATCGTCCTCCTATGAAGAAAGTGCGGAAATCTCTGGCTCTGGACGTCATGGACTGTCAGCTGGGGCACTCGTCCAAACGCAAGTCCATGAGGCCTGACGTCAGACTCAGCATGACG GAAGAACCCATTCTCGTCTCTCTGAACTCCTCGTCGTTCTGCAGCAAACGGCGCGAGAACATCCTTGATCAGGGCTTCCTGCTGGGGCCCAGCGACAGCGCCATATTTCCCACTCCAGTGCCCCCCGCTCCT ATGTCCAAAGAGTGGGAGAAGGTTGTTTGTGGACAAACCAAAGACCAGCTCATCATGACGGAGAAAGCCAGGCGCTACCTTCGCTCCCTGAAAAATCATCCACCCAACCGGGCTCTGATCCTGTCCTGA
- the mybl2 gene encoding myb-related protein B isoform X2, with the protein MSSWPRGEDGEEAAHPDTDTDLTEFRDGGKVKVRWTQEEDDKLKGLVQKLGTNDWKRICSHLPNHSENQCQHRWFKVLDPELVKGPWTKEEDEKVIELVGLYGNKQWALVAKHLKGRLGKQCRERWHNHLNPNVKKSSWTPEEDLIIYKAHCLLGNRWAEIAKLLPGRTDNAVKNHWNSTIKRKLEMGFYAGEVWGANELEDMMARIGKDVPTTASFSQEALETEEEQKPQGASTQETAAENTGETKLLNAAPSPKDSLSPKTDGEMSCGSWVVDGSGFLSPTGPALKEVLDLVDGDLDGWCNLAEFHLPEDSPSPERHQFRLEGSALQELSKGSKGELIPISPGGITPPSILTCRHRRRVALSPDTTMTPKNTPVKHLPFSPSQFLNMWTKQDTHDLENPSLTSTPVCSQKAIVTTPLQRDKTPLTQKENSLFVTPNHKSELCTTPRTPTPFKNALEKYGPLQPLPQTPNLEDDINEVILRDSGMELVVVRSTPPDQKRKMMHRPPMKKVRKSLALDVMDCQLGHSSKRKSMRPDVRLSMTEEPILVSLNSSSFCSKRRENILDQGFLLGPSDSAIFPTPVPPAPMSKEWEKVVCGQTKDQLIMTEKARRYLRSLKNHPPNRALILS; encoded by the exons ATGTCATCGTGGCCGCGCGG GGAGGACGGGGAGGAGGCCGCGCATCCGGACACGGACACCGATCTGACGGAGTTCAGGGATGGAGGGAAAGTAAAGGTCAGATGGACGCAGGAGGAG gacGACAAGCTCAAAGGTCTGGTTCAAAAACTGGGGACAAATGACTGGAAACGAATCTGCAGCCACCTCCCT AACCACTCGGAGAACCAGTGTCAGCACCGCTGGTTTAAGGTTTTGGATCCCGAGCTGGTTAAAGGTCCGTGGACTAAAGAGGAAGACGAGAAG GTGATAGAGCTGGTGGGTCTCTATGGCAACAAACAGTGGGCTCTGGTGGCAAAGCATCTCAAGGGCAGACTGGGGAAGCAGTGCCGGGAGCGCTGGCACAACCACCTCAATCCTAACGTGAAGAAGTCGTCGTGGACGCCCGAGGAGGACCTGATCATCTACAAGGCTCACTGCCTGCTGGGAAACCGCTGGGCTGAAATCGCCAAGCTCCTCCCTGGAAG GACGGACAACGCGGTGAAGAACCACTGGAACTCCACCATCAAGCGCAAGTTGGAGATGGGCTTCTACGCCGGCGAGGTGTGGGGAGCCAACGAGCTGGAAGACATGATGGCTCGTATCGGTAAAGACGTGCCG ACGACGGCTAGCTTCTCCCAGGAAGCTCTGGAGacggaggaggagcagaaaccCCAAGGCGCCTCG ACGCAGGAAACCGCTGCAGAGAACACGGGTGAAACCAAGCTACTAAACGCCGCCCCCTCACCGAAAGACAGCCTGAGCCCTAAAACGGACGGAGAAATGAGCTGTGGCAGCTGGGTGGTGGATGGTTCTGGTTTCCTCTCCCCCACAGGCCCGGCTCTGAAGGAGGTTTTGGACCTGGTGGACGGG GATCTGGACGGGTGGTGCAACTTGGCGGAGTTCCACCTTCCAGAGGACAGTCCCAGTCCAGAGCGCCACCAGTTCCGCCTGGAGGGCAGCGCTCTGCAGGAGCTGAGCAAAGGCAGCAAAGGAGAGCTCATCCCCATCTCTCCAGGCGGGATCACGCCGCCCTCCATCCTCACCTGCCGCCACCGGAGGCGGGTGGCCTTGTCTCCCGACACCACCATGACGCCCAAAAACACCCCCGTCAAGCACCTGCCGTTCTCTCCCTCTCAG TTCCTGAACATGTGGACCAAGCAGGACACTCATGACCTGGAGAACCCCTCCCTCACGTCCACACCCGTGTGCAGCCAGAAAGCCATCGTCACCACGCCACTGCAGCGCGACAAGACGCCGCTCACTCAGAAAGAAAACTCTCT GTTTGTTACTCCAAACCACAAGTCTGAGCTCTGCACGACGCCACGAACTCCAACCCCGTTCAAAAATGCTCTGGAGAAGTACGGACCCCTGCAGCCGCTG cCTCAAACTCCAAACCTGGAAGACGACATCAACGAGGTCATCCTGAGGGATTCTGGGATGGAGCTGGTTGTCGTGCGCTCAACTCCACCTGATCAGAAACGCAAAATGATG CATCGTCCTCCTATGAAGAAAGTGCGGAAATCTCTGGCTCTGGACGTCATGGACTGTCAGCTGGGGCACTCGTCCAAACGCAAGTCCATGAGGCCTGACGTCAGACTCAGCATGACG GAAGAACCCATTCTCGTCTCTCTGAACTCCTCGTCGTTCTGCAGCAAACGGCGCGAGAACATCCTTGATCAGGGCTTCCTGCTGGGGCCCAGCGACAGCGCCATATTTCCCACTCCAGTGCCCCCCGCTCCT ATGTCCAAAGAGTGGGAGAAGGTTGTTTGTGGACAAACCAAAGACCAGCTCATCATGACGGAGAAAGCCAGGCGCTACCTTCGCTCCCTGAAAAATCATCCACCCAACCGGGCTCTGATCCTGTCCTGA
- the ift52 gene encoding intraflagellar transport protein 52 homolog isoform X3 → MEKDQNCAIAFNASKRELFTSNNGYKSMQKRLRSQWKIQSSIKDELSEERLKGVKLWVSAGPREKFLASELEVLKHYLDSGGNMLVMLGEGGETKYDTNINFLLEEFGVVVNNDAVVRNTYYKYFHPKEALVSNGVLNREISRAAGKVVTGVIEEENVGNNSQALTFVYPYGATLNVIKPAAAVLSTGSVCFPLHRPVLAFYQGKESGKLAVSGSCHMFSDQYIDKEENSKILDVLLQWLMTDNIHLNQIDAEDPEISDYTMLPDTDWLSKRLRSCLQEGDESPRNYTPLFVMPLFSLSTDTLPEVINAYKQLNVKKEPLQLIAPQFETPLPQLQPAVFPPAFSDLPPPMLDLFDLDEAFSSEKVRLAQLTNKCTDDDLEFYVRKCGEILGVTPKLGKQVDAKHILEHVFFQVIEFKKLNQDHDGDTEARLTPP, encoded by the exons ATGGAGAAAGACCAAAACTGCGCTATTGCATTTAATGCGTCCAAAAGGGAGCTGTTCACCTCTAATAATGGATACAAGTCGATGCAGAAGCGGCTTAGGTCTCAGTGGAAAATCCAAAG CAGCATAAAGGACGAACTCTCTGAGGAGAGGCTGAAAGGAGTGAAGCTGTGGGTTTCCGCTGGCCCAAGGGAGAAGTTCTTGGCATCTGAG CTTGAGGTGCTGAAGCATTACCTGGACAGTGGAGGAAACATGCTGGTCATGCTGGGCGAAGGAGGAGAAACGAAGTACGACACCAACATAAACTTTCTCCTGGAGGAGTTTGGAGTCGTGGTCAATAATG ATGCTGTAGTGAGGAATACTTACTACAAATATTTCCACCCGAAGGAGGCGCTGGTGTCTAACGGTGTACTGAACAG aGAAATCAGTCGAGCGGCTGGAAAAGTGGTCACAGGAGTCATCGAAGAGGAAAATGTTGGAAACAATTCACA GGCTCTGACGTTTGTGTATCCCTATGGAGCCACTCTGAACGTGATCAAACCCGCCGCCGCCGTTCTGTCCACGGGTTCCGTCTGCTTCCCGCTCCACAGGCCCGTCCTGGCCTTCTATCAGGGGAAG GAATCTGGCAAACTGGCCGTCTCCGGCTCCTGTCACATGTTCAGTGATCAGTACATAGACAAAGAGGAGAACAGTAAGATCTTG GACGTCCTCCTTCAGTGGCTCATGACTGACAATATTCACCTGAATCAGATCGACGCTGAAGATCCGGAG ATCTCCGATTACACCATGCTGCCCGACACAGACTGGCTGTCTAAACGGCTCCGATCCTGCTTGCAGGAGGGGGACGAGAGTCCCCGAAACTACACGCCCCTCTTCGTCATGCCTCTGTTCAGTCTGTCCACAGACACTTTGCCTGAAGTCATAAA cgCCTATAAGCAGCTGAATGTCAAAAAAGAGCCGCTTCAGCTGATCGCACCCCAGTTTgaaacccccctcccccagctcCAGCCCGCT GTTTTCCCACCCGCCTTCAGCGACCTTCCTCCCCCCATGTTAGACCTGTTTGATCTTGATGAAGCATTTTCATCGGAGAAAGTGCGCCTGGCGCAGCTGACCAATAAGT GTACTGACGACGATCTAGAATTTTATGTTCGCAAGTGTGGAGAAATTCTTGGCGTCACACCCAAACTGGGCAAACAGGTGGACGCCAAACACATCTTGGAGCACGTGTTTTTCCAAGTGATTGAATTCAAAAAGCTCAACCAG gaCCACGATGGAGACACAGAAGCCCGCCTGACTCCACCTTAA
- the acot8 gene encoding acyl-coenzyme A thioesterase 8, whose product MTNIKVEEKTSKSGCISALEAPTMSGNDGADKAESGFTQDLKSVLVTSVLNLEELDIDLYRGRHHWVPRTQRLFGGQIIGQALVAAAKSVGENLYAHSLHCYFVRAGDPKVPVLYQVDRTRDGRSFTVRSVKAIQHGQPILICQASFQVLQPSPLQHQFSMPVVPQPEELPTVEEIIHQYLSKPDLTESAKVGLNKILASEVPIEIKPVNPALFYRISPGEPRRYFWGRARGYIGEGNMKLHCCVAAYVSDFALLGTALLPYSKYKARFTASLDHAMWFHSTFRSDEWMLYECESPWAGSSRGLVQGRLWRRDGVLAASCAQEGVLRVKPVTQTSKL is encoded by the exons ATGACTAACATTAAAGTAGAGGAAAAGACCTCAAAATCGGGTTGTATTTCAGCTCTAGAAGCTCCGACAATGTCTGGAAATGACGGCGCAGACAAAGCTGAGTCTGGGTTCACGCAGGACTTGAAAAGCGTTCTTGTTACCAGCGTTTTAAACCTGGAAGAGCTCGACATCGACCTGTACAG GGGAAGACATCACTGGGTGCCCCGCACTCAGAGGCTCTTTGGAGGCCAAATCATTGGTCAGGCTCTGGTGGCGGCAGCCAAGTCTGTTGGCGAGAACCTATACGCTCACTCCCTGCACTGCTACTTCGTACGAGCAG ggGACCCAAAGGTTCCAGTGCTGTACCAGGTGGACCGCACCAGAGATGGCCGCAGCTTCACTGTTCGCTCTGTGAAGGCCATCCAGCACGGCCAGCCTATACTGATCTGCCAGGCGTCCTTCCAGGTGCTGCAGCCCAGCCCTCTGCAGCATCAGTTCAGCATGCCCGTAGTTCCTCAGCCAGAGGAGCTGCCCACTGTGGAGGAAATTATCCACCAATATCTCAG TAAACCAGACCTGACGGAAAGTGCAAAGGTCGGTCTGAATAAAATTCTGGCGTCCGAGGTCCCCATTGAGATCAAACCTGTCAACCCGGCACTCTTCTACAGAATTTCTCCGGGAGAGCCGAGACGTTATTTTTGGGGACGTGCTCGGGGTTATATTG GTGAAGGTAACATGAAGCTGCACTGCTGCGTGGCTGCATACGTGTCTGACTTTGCTCTGCTGGGCACGGCTCTGCTGCCGTACTCTAAGTACAAGGCCAGGTTCACTGCCTCCCTGGATCACGCCATGTGGTTCCACAGCACCTTCCGCAGCGATGAGTGGATGCTGTACGAGTGTGAAAGTCCATGGGCAG GGAGCAGTAGAGGACTGGTTCAAGGTCGACTGTGGAGACGAGACGGTGTGCTGGCTGCCTCCTGCGCCCAGGAAGGAGTCCTGAGAGTCAAACCAGTTACACAGACCAGCAAACTATAG
- the ift52 gene encoding intraflagellar transport protein 52 homolog isoform X2 produces the protein MLTVRCTMEKDQNCAIAFNASKRELFTSNNGYKSMQKRLRSQWKIQSIKDELSEERLKGVKLWVSAGPREKFLASELEVLKHYLDSGGNMLVMLGEGGETKYDTNINFLLEEFGVVVNNDAVVRNTYYKYFHPKEALVSNGVLNREISRAAGKVVTGVIEEENVGNNSQALTFVYPYGATLNVIKPAAAVLSTGSVCFPLHRPVLAFYQGKESGKLAVSGSCHMFSDQYIDKEENSKILDVLLQWLMTDNIHLNQIDAEDPEISDYTMLPDTDWLSKRLRSCLQEGDESPRNYTPLFVMPLFSLSTDTLPEVINAYKQLNVKKEPLQLIAPQFETPLPQLQPAVFPPAFSDLPPPMLDLFDLDEAFSSEKVRLAQLTNKCTDDDLEFYVRKCGEILGVTPKLGKQVDAKHILEHVFFQVIEFKKLNQDHDGDTEARLTPP, from the exons ATGCTAACTGTAAG ATGTACAATGGAGAAAGACCAAAACTGCGCTATTGCATTTAATGCGTCCAAAAGGGAGCTGTTCACCTCTAATAATGGATACAAGTCGATGCAGAAGCGGCTTAGGTCTCAGTGGAAAATCCAAAG CATAAAGGACGAACTCTCTGAGGAGAGGCTGAAAGGAGTGAAGCTGTGGGTTTCCGCTGGCCCAAGGGAGAAGTTCTTGGCATCTGAG CTTGAGGTGCTGAAGCATTACCTGGACAGTGGAGGAAACATGCTGGTCATGCTGGGCGAAGGAGGAGAAACGAAGTACGACACCAACATAAACTTTCTCCTGGAGGAGTTTGGAGTCGTGGTCAATAATG ATGCTGTAGTGAGGAATACTTACTACAAATATTTCCACCCGAAGGAGGCGCTGGTGTCTAACGGTGTACTGAACAG aGAAATCAGTCGAGCGGCTGGAAAAGTGGTCACAGGAGTCATCGAAGAGGAAAATGTTGGAAACAATTCACA GGCTCTGACGTTTGTGTATCCCTATGGAGCCACTCTGAACGTGATCAAACCCGCCGCCGCCGTTCTGTCCACGGGTTCCGTCTGCTTCCCGCTCCACAGGCCCGTCCTGGCCTTCTATCAGGGGAAG GAATCTGGCAAACTGGCCGTCTCCGGCTCCTGTCACATGTTCAGTGATCAGTACATAGACAAAGAGGAGAACAGTAAGATCTTG GACGTCCTCCTTCAGTGGCTCATGACTGACAATATTCACCTGAATCAGATCGACGCTGAAGATCCGGAG ATCTCCGATTACACCATGCTGCCCGACACAGACTGGCTGTCTAAACGGCTCCGATCCTGCTTGCAGGAGGGGGACGAGAGTCCCCGAAACTACACGCCCCTCTTCGTCATGCCTCTGTTCAGTCTGTCCACAGACACTTTGCCTGAAGTCATAAA cgCCTATAAGCAGCTGAATGTCAAAAAAGAGCCGCTTCAGCTGATCGCACCCCAGTTTgaaacccccctcccccagctcCAGCCCGCT GTTTTCCCACCCGCCTTCAGCGACCTTCCTCCCCCCATGTTAGACCTGTTTGATCTTGATGAAGCATTTTCATCGGAGAAAGTGCGCCTGGCGCAGCTGACCAATAAGT GTACTGACGACGATCTAGAATTTTATGTTCGCAAGTGTGGAGAAATTCTTGGCGTCACACCCAAACTGGGCAAACAGGTGGACGCCAAACACATCTTGGAGCACGTGTTTTTCCAAGTGATTGAATTCAAAAAGCTCAACCAG gaCCACGATGGAGACACAGAAGCCCGCCTGACTCCACCTTAA
- the LOC101163484 gene encoding uncharacterized protein LOC101163484 — protein MESTCVLQDLKSFQCSSPSEFDKKFFGEQSLLAALSLDQLSTSKVSCDPAADWSDSKASMLASLCLSDIVSPCLGLPLHGSTAQEADACNKLCVPVQAKISTPQILLQKPKNAACFDQSYGDLTASQTSWDVSLIKAENSPMFCTESNSQEQVWSPKTPHSAPEV, from the exons ATGGAGAGCACTTGTGTCTTACAAG ATCTGAAAAGCTTTCAATGCTCCTCTCCGTCAGAGTTTGACAAGAAGTTCTTTGGAGAACAGAGTTTACTGGCCGCTCTGTCTCTGGACCAGCTCTCCACATCCAAGGTGTCCTGCGACCCGGCGGCTGACTGGTCTGACAGCAAGGCGTCCATGCTGGCGTCGCTCTGCCTCTCTGACATAGTCTCTCCCTGTCTGGGTTTGCCGCTGCACGGCTCCACCGCTCAGGAGGCAGATGCCTGCAATAAACTGTGCGTTCCGGTGCAGGCAAAGATCTCCACCCCGCAAATCCTCCTCCAGAAGCCCAAAAATGCTGCTTGTTTTGACCAGTCCTATGGAGACCTCACAGCATCGCAGACCTCCTGGGACGTGTCCCTGATCAAAGCTGAGAACAGCCCCATGTTCTGCACGGAGTCCAACTCACAGGAGCAGGTGTGGAGCCCAAAAACGCCTCATTCAGCCCCTGAAGTTTGA